The genomic segment CTAGTCGCCCGAACGCCATGGTGCCGATTGTGCCCGTTCACCGTCCCGGCCAGCCTCCGGGAGGAAGCGAATCTCGAAACTGCACACGCCGATAGTCCCCATCCCGTCCGCCGCCCCGGTGGGCGGGTGACCTGAGGAGAGTCACGACGACGGATTGGGGGTATCGTGGAATGGGCCCCGGCGGGCATACGCCGGGGCCCGTTTCGTTGCGGCGGTCACCAGGGCGGCTGACCAGGGCGGTGGGTTTGACGGCTCGGAGGTGTCAGGTGCACGACGACGGACGACTGTTCGCGCCGCGGGCGAGTGTCGAGCAGGTGGAGGAGGGGGTGGAATTGGCCCCCAAGTTCGACGAGCAGGGGCTGATTCCCTGCGTCACGACAGACCATCGCAGCGGGGAGTTGCTGATGGTGGCGGTGATGAATCGCGAGGCGCTGTCGCGGTCGATCGAGAGCGGCGAAGCCTGGTACTACAGCCGGAGCCGCAAGCAGCTGTGGCACAAGGGGGCCACCAGCGGCCTGGTCCAGCGGATCGTCGAGATGCGGATCGACGACGACCAAGACTGCGTCTGGCTGCGGGTCGAGGTGGCCGGCGGGGCGAGCTGCCATGTCGGCTACCGTTCGTGCTTCTACCGGCGCGTTCCGGTCAGCAGCGAACGCTCCGCGGGCACGGCGCTTGAGTTCACCGAGACCGGCAAGGTCTTCGACCCCCGGGCGGTCTACGGCGACGCCCCCAACCCGACCCAGCTGTAGGCTGGCGTAGGGCGGCGGGTATGCGCCTCTTCGGCGCCCCAGCCGGTTGCGTCTTGAAGCCGGCATCGGGCAGGAGCTGTTGCCGTAGCGGGCCGGGCGAGCGGATTGATCGGCCCCCGGCTCCGCTCAATTGCCGAAGGGGGCTGTCGCAGGGCAGGCGTGGGATCGACGGAGGGCGCCACCCTTACGGCCCAAAGTGAGGCTCGGCGAGGTCACGCCCCGCGGCCTCGATGCCGCCTAAAACCCCTCTGGGGGGGCAAAAACAGGCAATCACCAATCTGGTGAGCCTCACCAAAGTGATGAGTCCCGGGCTAACCAAAATGGTGACTCGGGGTTCGCAAGGGAGCCATTTCCGGACCCTTTCTCAGGCCGGAAATAATTCCGCAAAGTCTTTCCATGAATGGGCTTACGAATTTTTTCCGTTCATTTTCGAGGGCTGGTTTCGGATTTGGCACGGTCCCTGCACTGCCTATGGGCGTCAGCAAGTCGGTTGGAAACCCAACACCCGTCTTCACCACCGCCCTGTCAGCCAAGGACCGTCCCATGCGCATCTCGCTCGCCACCATGCTCTCCCGTCGCGTTTGCCACCTGGCTGCCGTCGCCTTGGCGATGTGCGCTCTGCCTTGTGCAGCGGCGACCGTTACCTGGAACGGAAACGGCGCCAACAACAATTGGAGCACCGGCGCCAACTGGGTCGGAGGCACTGCTCCCGCCGGGACGGGGGCCGGCGACACGCTGATCTTCGGGAGCGGAACCAACCGCCCGACGACGATCAACACCGTCAACGACTTTCGGATTTCGGCGACGTCCGGGGCAGCTCTACGGTTCACGTCGGCGGTGAATTACTCGCTGAGCGGTTCGTCGGTCGTCCTCGCCGGCAATGTCTCGCAGACGGCGGCGTCGTCGGTGGCGATTGCCAACGACATCAAGATGTCCGGAGTACGTACGTTTGCGTTGACGAACGCGACCGGCACGATCAACGCCTCGGGCGTGATCTCCGAGACGGGGGGATCGGCCAGCCTGACCAAGACAGGCCCCGGCACGCTGATCCTCGGCGGCAACAACACCTATACCGGCGACACGCTCCTCCAAGGTGGTACGACGATCATCAACGGCACGAACGCCGCCTCGAACGTCCTGGTCAGTTCCGGTGCCACGCTGCGTGGTGTCGGACGTGTTGGAAACGTTCTCGTCGAGGGTGCGGTGCGGGCGGGCACCAACGGCAGTAGCGGAATCCTCAACACCGGTTCGTTGACACTCCTGGATACCGCATCCTCGATCTTCAACATCTCGGGTACGACCCAGGGCTCGACATACAACTCGATCAAGTCCAGCGGCAACGTGGACTTCGGCCTGTCGACCTTGATCCTCAACCTTCCGTCCAGCACGAAGCTGCCCAACTACTCCTCGTACAAGCTGTTCGATGCCCCCTCATACTCGAGCAATATCGGCGGCATCCCGAACGTTTCTTACCTCGGTCAGGACTTGGCGTTCGAGGACAAGGGCAACGGCCAGTGGGAGGCATACAACGCCACGATCGAGCAGGCGGTGAGGTTCGATGCCACTACCGGAACGCTGACGGTGGTGCCGGAGCCCTCGTCAATCGTGCTGGCGACGATGGCCGGTGGCATGGCCGGAGTCTTCGGGATCCGCCGCCGTCGGCAGGGACAATCCAAGGTGGCCAACGGGTGAACGAAGCGTCCCGACCGGCTTGCTGACACCTGCAGGACGGGACGACTGCGACGATGACCACGGCTGCGGCCGGCCCCGTGCGGGCCGGCCGTCGTCGTTTGGCGACGGCACGGGATCGGCTCCACCGCCGGTCGGCCCGGTCGCTGCCGCGACTGTAGACTGAAGCGCAGGACAGTGTCCGGCGTTGCACCAGCTTCACGGTCGACCGGCATGACGATCCGCGCGATTCAGCCGCCTTCCGGCCCGCAGGCAGCGCGACTGCCTGTTTCGTGCCATGGATTTTTCGGTACGGCCTCGGCGCGGTGGCTGAGGGCGCTGCTGATGGGGAGTGTGGCGATCGTCTCCACACCGGCGGTCGCCGACGGCGTCGATGTCGTCACCATCGCCAAGCACGGGGCGATCCGCGGCCGGATCGTTCGCCGCGAGGACGACGGCACGCTCACGCTCGTCGTCCGCCGCGCGTGGCTGGCCGAGGCGGCACCGGAGCTCGAGCGCGAGGCGGTGCGCGACGACCGGGTCAACGCCCTGGCGGCCCGCGAGGATGTCCGCCGGCGGATCGAGGCCACGCTCGCCACCCTCCCCGAGGATGACAAACGGCGGACGTTCCTCGAGACGGAGTCGGCCCGGATCGAGCGGCTCCTCGCCGACCCGGCCAAGGACCCCGCCGCACGGGCACCGTTCACCTGGCTGCGCCTGCCGGCCAAGAGCGTGAAGCGCGAGCAGGCGGCCGATCCCGCCGCGCGGCGCATCGTCGGCTGGGCCTGGGCGGAGGGCCTCGACGGCGCCGAGACGCGCCAGGCCGAGAGGCTGCGGCGTGATGTGGTGGCGCTGGGCATCGATCCCGCGGCCGAGCCGCCCGCGCTTGCCGACCGGCTCCCGCCCCTGCCCCAGGACGACCGCACCTGGCAGGCGCGCCTGGCGCTGCTCGCCGACGCCCTCGACGGGCCGGTGACGTTCCAGGGGGTCGGCGACCTCCAGGTGCGGCGCGACCAGGCCGCCGATGCCGCCGCGATCCTCCCGCTCCTCCAGGAGACGCTCGGCGGGAGCCTCGAGAGTCTCCTCGGGGGCCTCGGGGGGGCCCGCCCGGCCGCCGATCCGTGGCGCTGGGTCGCCAGCGCCCGCGGCCAGGCGGATGCCGCCGGGCGGTTCCGCGCCACCCGGCTGAACCTCGACCCGCAGGCGCGGCGCGTGACGATCGAGTCGGTGTTCCAGGTGCGCCTGTCCGACGGCGCCTGGGAGACGGTGTGGTTCCAGCGCCGCGAAGCCGACGGCACGCGCCCCCGGCCGCAGGCCGGCGACCGGCTCCGCGCCGACCCGCGGATCGCCACGGCGCTCGACACGATCCGGGCCATCGGCCTGGTCGACGAGCGCCAGATCGAGGGGGCGCTGGCCACCGGCGCCGCCACGCTCGAGGCGCTCACCGCCACCGACGGCGCGTTCGCCGAGTTCCGCTCGCTCCATGCCCGTGCGCTCGATGGCCCGCCGCTGTGGTGGGACGGCCGCTGACGGGCCGACCGTGTGTCCGCTTCCGGAGTCCCTGCCATGCCGGTGTTTTCACCGCTCGTCTCGCGCCGCCACCTGCTCGTCGCCGCCCCGGCCGCGCTCGCCCTCGCCGCCCCGGCGCGCGGTGCCGACGCCACGCCCGCCGCGGGGGCGCTCGTCGCCCCGCCGGCCGGCAAGCGGATCCTCCTGTCCTGCAAGCTCGGGATGATCCCCGGGGAGAGCGGCGGGCAGAAGCTGCCCCTGGCCGCGCGGCTGTTGCTTGCCAAGGAGGCGGGGTTCGACGGCGTCGATCTCGATCAGGCCGCGCTCTACACGCCGGCCGAGGCCCGCGCGGCGGTCGCCGAGTCGGGAGTCTTCGTCCACAACGCGATCA from the Planctomycetota bacterium genome contains:
- the hisI gene encoding phosphoribosyl-AMP cyclohydrolase, whose translation is MGPGGHTPGPVSLRRSPGRLTRAVGLTARRCQVHDDGRLFAPRASVEQVEEGVELAPKFDEQGLIPCVTTDHRSGELLMVAVMNREALSRSIESGEAWYYSRSRKQLWHKGATSGLVQRIVEMRIDDDQDCVWLRVEVAGGASCHVGYRSCFYRRVPVSSERSAGTALEFTETGKVFDPRAVYGDAPNPTQL
- a CDS encoding PEP-CTERM sorting domain-containing protein, translated to MNGLTNFFRSFSRAGFGFGTVPALPMGVSKSVGNPTPVFTTALSAKDRPMRISLATMLSRRVCHLAAVALAMCALPCAAATVTWNGNGANNNWSTGANWVGGTAPAGTGAGDTLIFGSGTNRPTTINTVNDFRISATSGAALRFTSAVNYSLSGSSVVLAGNVSQTAASSVAIANDIKMSGVRTFALTNATGTINASGVISETGGSASLTKTGPGTLILGGNNTYTGDTLLQGGTTIINGTNAASNVLVSSGATLRGVGRVGNVLVEGAVRAGTNGSSGILNTGSLTLLDTASSIFNISGTTQGSTYNSIKSSGNVDFGLSTLILNLPSSTKLPNYSSYKLFDAPSYSSNIGGIPNVSYLGQDLAFEDKGNGQWEAYNATIEQAVRFDATTGTLTVVPEPSSIVLATMAGGMAGVFGIRRRRQGQSKVANG